The Oncorhynchus mykiss isolate Arlee chromosome 8, USDA_OmykA_1.1, whole genome shotgun sequence genome includes the window gtttatttttttaatgaaaataaagATCACACCCAAGTGATATTAAACAGACGGTCAAAATATCCACCTTTTTATACAGTAACACAACTATAGTGGCATTTCAGTCAGCGACAGCCCCCAGTGCTTTAATAGAGATGTAAATAATATGAGACCACTGTGCTATAGCAACCAGTCACATGAAAACAACAGACCTACTGAACTATAGGACCAACCATTTAGGTGTTGGGTAACAAAAATAGTTGTAACAATTGTAATGTTATCTCAGAAATGTCAAATCTTCATAGTCAAATAGTAAGTCAAAGATGCAAGGCATATTTTTAAGACATTACAATCCACAACAAGGCAGGAACAAAGGCTGTTTATGTTTAAAACAACAATAATTCCTCAGTCCATTTATTTTTGAGCACCATCTAATCCAGTGGTTTTCCCCTCCTGCCCACCCAGACCCGTGGCTCCTTGTCTATCTGTGGATCTTTAGGTTCTGGAAGTGGTTGAACGTGGCACCTAAAGCCCAGCTTGTCTCCACGTTGTTGACTTTCTTAGTCAGCTAgggaagagagacaacacacaccaAATCACTCAacatgtattttttgtatttatttaaataaataaaacatttgaactGATCCTGTCTTTAAAAATTGTTGTTTTGctttactgacttgccaaaaGGGACTATTGTGCATTACGGCTTTACTGTCTCACCTGCAGTACAGTGTTCTCCTTGAAGCCAAAGCCGTCTTTGAGCAGACAGGTGATATAGGTCATGTCCATACACAGGAAGGGGTTGATCGGACGGTACTTAGACATCTTGTTACACACTGGAATAAGAAACAAAAATCAGTTTCCAGATCAGTGCAgtaaaggaaagaggagaggaagacactTTCAGCCAATGACACTTCTCCAGTACACAGCGCAGTAAGTCTGATATGGGTATAATACATTGCCATGCACAGCATGTCTGAAGTGCACTGCGCAGAGAAGCAAGTCTCTCACTAAATAGTAATGATAAATCCATTGCTATGCATATCATGATTCGGGCTTATCTGGTTCTCACCCTCTTTAGCTCTCTTCTTTAAGTCCCTGACCTCCAGCATTCCTCCTTGGGTCCTGTCTGAAAGAGAGGAGCGATTGGGGTCGTTAACCTTTCCATCAGAAAGAAACTTATCACACTATCATTCATAATGACAGCAGGGCTACACAGTACATCTCCATCATACTAACAATTGGGCCTGCAACCTTTCTCATCTCACTCACTGAGTCGACAACCAAGGACACCACTGTAATAACTCCACATCTTAAACGCACCACTGagtccagtgtttcccctacagtttgtcggacgtttacatacaccttagccaaatacatgtaaactcagtttctcacaattcctgacatttaatcccagtaacaattccctgtcttagatcagttagatcaccactttaagaatgtgaaaggtcagaataatagtaaagagtgatttatttaggcttttatttctttcatcacattcccagtgggtcagaagtttacatacactcaattagtatttggtagcattgcctttaaattgtttaacttgggtcaaatgtttcggatagccttccacaagcttcccacaataagttgggtgaattttggcccattcctcctgacagagctggtgtaactgagtcaggtttgtcggcctccttgctggcacacgctttttcagatccgcccacaagttttctatgggattgaggtcagggctttgtgatggccactccaataccttgactttgctatccttaagccattttgccacaacttcggaagtatgcttggggtcactgatgtcttgagatgttgcttcaatatatccacataattgtccctcctcataatgccatctattttgtgaagtgcaccagtccctcctgcagcaaagaacccccacaacatgatgctgccacccccgtgcttcacggttgggatggtgttcttcagcttgcaagcttcccctttttactccaaagataacaatggtcattatggccaaacagttctatttttgtttcatcagaccagaggacatttctgcaaaaagtacaaaagtgatctttgtccccatgtgcagttgcaaactgtagtctggcttttgttatggtggttttggagtagtggcttcttccttgctgagcggcctttcaggttatgtcaacaggacaaattttactgtggatatagacacttttgtacccttttcctccagcatcttcacaaggccctttgctgttgttctgcgatttAATTAAgtacgttctgtctcctagagatgaacatgtCTCGTtcgtgagcggtatgacggctgcatggtcccatggtgtttatacttgcgtactattgtttgtacagatgtggtaccttcaggcgtttggaaattgctcccaagggtgaaccagatttgtggaggtccacaattatttttctgaggtcttggctgattcttttgattttcccatgatgtcaagcaaagaggcaatgagtttgaaggtaggccttgaactacatccacagatacacctccaattgactcaaaatatgtcaattagcttatcagaagcttctaaagcattgacttcattttctggaattttacaagctgttaaaaggcacagtcaacttagtgtacataaacttctgacccactggaattgtgatacagtgaattataagtgaacaattgttggataaattacttgtgtcatgcacaaagtagaggtcctaaccgacttgccgaaactatagtttgttaacaagaaatttgtggagtggttgaaaaatgagttttaatgactacaacctaagtgtatgtaaacttccgacttcaactgtaagtgcattTAGCAGCAGCACGCCACTGCAAAATCGTTGCCACCAATgcaagaaaatatatatttggggATGGTAAAATCTTTAAGTGTAAACTTAAACTACTAAAACCAGATATAGTATGTAGAAAATATAATGGcgcaatatatttttaaaatatgatTTCAAACTGAAATGTGTCTCTCAGCCTCAGGACAAAAcctgtagaattgcaggaaactagctttaaaactgtaaaatgtcctctgcccaatggcaaaatgtatagaattgcaggaaatttgcccTAAAACCATGCATTGGCCCCTCCCACTACCATGAACCCCCAACCCTCTAACTTTGCCACTGCTGCTGAAAGAAATCCTAGGGAAAACATTGGAGTCAATCACCTCAGCAATGAGTATTTTTTTCCCtgttgagagggaggaggtgaataAATCTAATTCTAGCAGTGAGTAAttatactaactgtgtgtgtgtgtcctctcactgAAAATTCCACTGCTTGGTTGAAGTATTGTGTGTAAGTCATAGTGTGTGCTTCCTCTCACCAATAAGGCCTGCATCCACGGCTCGGTCAAAGTAATAGGAGAAAGCGTAGAACACACTGGTGTCTTTCAACTCATAGGGCTGGTGAACTATGCCCTTTACCACCTTCAGCACTTCCTGGTAACACAGCTTGTATCCCACATAACCTGGGACAGGGACAGAAACAGGATACTATTATGACAAGTTTTCAATAAATCAATGAAATGCATGTGTATAGCACTTTTCACACACATTTGTGACAAACTGCTCAACAGCACCCGAGACCTAATACCCCGATGAGCAAACTCAGGTAAACCTTACCATCCTGCATAGAGGACACATTGATAGGTACCTCAGCATGCTATGTTTTGTGTTACCATCCAAAGAAGTGTTCCAAGGTTGATCTACTATGGTACATATTTGACTGTACTTCTAGCAGATATAGTGAGTTGGCTGACTCTCACCATCAGGTTTCCCACTGACTATGTAGGTGAGTCCTCCAAAGCTCCACTCCTCTCTGAACTTCTTAGGCAGGCAGGAGCTTTTGAACACTCTCCACTCTAACCCTGGagtgtaaagtaacaaaataataTATGGGGGTCTATGAATAACATGGCAAAGTAAACATTTAATACATGTTCTGAAACCTATTTTGTCTAAATGAAGAAAACATGCTGATGATATGTAAAATATGTCATCCCTGTACCGTCTGCCCCCAGTGCTCCTAGGGCTGCCAGTCTAGCTGCCATCAGTCCATTACCCAGGTAGCTGTcaattaaatcaatcaatcaatcaatcaatcttacTTGGAAAACAGTTTTACAAATACCTACCTTACGGATTTGTTACGAAGAAATATTACTGTTTATACTTGCTGCATCAGTGGATATAGATTGTATACCTGTGAGTGTAGAGTTCATATGTCGAGTTGAACATGTCAATTCTGGCAATGTAGTCATCAGGAGAACTTCCAATGGTTTTCTGCACAGGAAAATCAATCAATAAATGTTATTACCATTCCAATAAAAACTGTTAACACAATATAGAAAAACACAATATTGAAAATGAATCAACTTGTACAAATGGAAACTAACCTTGGATTTAGGAAGAAAAGTGATTTGAGTCGATCCTCCCCCCAGATCCAGAATCCCCACTGTCTTCCTGGTCTCAGCATACAGGTGACCTAAAATAACATGCTTCACATTTGAACCAACTTTATTGACAAGTTCCCTCTGAAGACGGTGGGAGTCAGCTGTCTGATTTATGTGTATAtacaagtaactgccaaaataaatgaaacaccaacataaagtgtcttaatagtgTGTTGGGCCCCCACGAgcaagaacagcttcaatgcaccttgtcatagattctacaagtgtccaaaactctattggagggatgcaacaccattcttccacgagaaattccattatttagtgttttgtttgtgatGGAAAACatctcaggcgccgctccagaacctcccataagtgttcaattgggttgagaacTGGTGGCTGATAATGCCATGGCAAATTGTTTACTCGTGCCCtttggatgggggcattgtcatcatATGGtggcataaccatggtagcaaaaataatggcctgcccagaaTTTTTATACATTACCCTAAGCATGATGAGAtgataattgcttaattaactcaggaaccacacctgtgtggaagcacttgTTTTC containing:
- the LOC110529861 gene encoding ectonucleoside triphosphate diphosphohydrolase 5 gives rise to the protein MSSQASLRPAVVLSLVLVVWALTGLTHAQPKASVLDFSASLGNLLPSLSRPANSSQIFYGVMFDAGSTGTRIHVYTFIQKDPEELPVLDNEMFHSIKPGLSAYADMPEMGGYTVRQLLKVAKKTVPRLEWKRTPLVLKATAGLRLLPSEKAQALLEQVQDVFNESPFFVPDDSVSIMNGTNEGILAWVTVNFLTGHLYAETRKTVGILDLGGGSTQITFLPKSKKTIGSSPDDYIARIDMFNSTYELYTHSYLGNGLMAARLAALGALGADGLEWRVFKSSCLPKKFREEWSFGGLTYIVSGKPDGYVGYKLCYQEVLKVVKGIVHQPYELKDTSVFYAFSYYFDRAVDAGLIDRTQGGMLEVRDLKKRAKEVCNKMSKYRPINPFLCMDMTYITCLLKDGFGFKENTVLQLTKKVNNVETSWALGATFNHFQNLKIHR